In the genome of Deinococcus sp. KSM4-11, one region contains:
- a CDS encoding alpha/beta hydrolase, which translates to MTDLNWIHHLERGTGDLTLLLLHGTGGNEHQLLDFGRQVAPTATLLGVQGRSLEEGSPRFFRRFTATAYDQPHLLSEGAALAHFVAQAAQAYGLDATKVVALGYSNGANIALASLAWHPDAWAGAVLLRPVMPMDEPPGTPLNGLPVLVTSGARDSYQPFAAPVVPYLTSVGANVEEHLLAAGHELTAQDADLTAAWLRGLTLPSA; encoded by the coding sequence ATGACAGACCTCAACTGGATTCATCATCTGGAACGCGGCACGGGCGACCTGACCCTGCTGCTGCTGCACGGCACGGGCGGGAACGAGCATCAGCTCCTGGACTTCGGACGGCAGGTCGCACCGACCGCGACCCTGCTGGGCGTGCAGGGCCGATCGCTGGAGGAGGGCTCACCGCGCTTCTTCCGGCGCTTCACCGCCACGGCCTACGACCAGCCCCACCTGCTGTCCGAGGGGGCGGCGCTCGCGCACTTCGTCGCCCAGGCCGCGCAGGCATACGGCCTGGACGCGACGAAGGTCGTGGCCCTGGGCTACAGCAACGGGGCGAACATCGCCCTGGCGAGCCTCGCCTGGCATCCAGACGCCTGGGCGGGGGCGGTGCTGCTGCGCCCCGTGATGCCCATGGACGAGCCGCCGGGAACGCCCCTGAACGGCCTCCCCGTGCTCGTGACCAGCGGCGCCCGCGATTCGTACCAGCCCTTCGCCGCGCCCGTCGTGCCGTATCTGACATCCGTCGGCGCGAACGTCGAGGAGCACCTGCTGGCCGCCGGACATGAACTCACCGCGCAGGATGCCGACCTCACCGCCGCGTGGCTGCGCGGCCTGACGCTGCCGTCCGCCTGA
- a CDS encoding M3 family oligoendopeptidase, with protein MTGTLDAVEHKLAVPPAASQWSAYAPGFRALLDEPLDAPAVPGWLTRWSELSSTLAEVAGKLSTHADLHTDQPDVQQRYQSFLADVMPNAERADQALREKLLAVPGYTPAADFALTYRRFRDAAALFREANVELGVMHEQQKNRHSVITGNQSVTLDGEALTIPQARQRLDSPDRAARESAWRALSDSNLRVSAALDEVMLDLLVTRRQLARNADEPDFRAYQWRALDRVDYTPTDCRAFHEAVQVEVVPVLAGLVEQVAAQLELDTVRPWDYNRNTLLDPEGRAPLIPFSGAEELEDLAADVFTKLDGDLAGRFAYMRGHGLLDLESRPGKMTHAYCQYFPTRNEPFVLMNVVGSAEDVRVLFHEVGHAFHGFYSGESQPLLWNRWSPTEFVEIPSMAMEFLTLDHLGGVFPTEALARYRTSQLQGVVAFLPWAAQMDAFQHWLYHDAPQGVDIAALDAKWLELDRVYHGFVNWDGLDERVRAKGWQYYHIFQVPFYYIEYAMCYLAAVGVWRAAQADEAAALDGYKAALRLGSAASVPELYRAAGVEFRFDREYIRGLMTFLTGQLLPDAAT; from the coding sequence ATGACCGGCACCCTGGACGCAGTTGAACACAAGCTTGCCGTGCCGCCCGCCGCGTCGCAATGGAGCGCGTATGCGCCGGGCTTCCGGGCGCTGCTGGACGAACCGCTGGACGCCCCGGCCGTTCCCGGCTGGCTGACGCGTTGGAGTGAGTTGTCCTCCACACTGGCCGAGGTGGCCGGGAAGCTCTCCACGCACGCCGACCTGCACACGGATCAGCCGGACGTGCAGCAGCGGTACCAGTCCTTCCTGGCGGACGTGATGCCCAATGCGGAGCGAGCTGATCAGGCCCTGCGGGAAAAACTGCTGGCCGTGCCCGGGTACACGCCGGCGGCGGACTTCGCGCTGACCTACCGCCGGTTCCGGGATGCGGCGGCGCTGTTCCGCGAGGCGAACGTGGAGCTGGGCGTGATGCACGAGCAGCAGAAGAACCGGCATTCGGTGATCACCGGGAACCAGTCGGTGACCCTGGACGGCGAGGCCCTCACGATTCCGCAGGCCCGCCAGCGGCTGGACAGTCCGGATCGCGCTGCGCGGGAGAGCGCGTGGCGGGCCCTGTCAGACAGCAACCTGCGGGTCTCGGCCGCGCTCGATGAGGTGATGCTCGATCTGCTGGTCACGCGACGACAGCTGGCACGCAACGCGGACGAGCCGGATTTCAGGGCGTACCAGTGGCGGGCGCTCGACCGGGTGGATTACACGCCGACCGACTGCCGCGCTTTCCACGAGGCCGTGCAGGTCGAGGTGGTGCCGGTGCTGGCTGGGCTGGTGGAGCAGGTGGCCGCTCAGCTGGAGCTGGACACGGTGCGCCCCTGGGATTACAACCGCAATACCCTGCTGGATCCGGAGGGCCGCGCGCCCCTGATCCCGTTCAGCGGGGCGGAGGAGCTGGAGGATCTGGCCGCCGACGTCTTCACGAAGCTGGACGGAGATCTGGCCGGGCGCTTCGCGTACATGCGGGGGCACGGTCTGCTGGATCTGGAATCCCGGCCGGGCAAGATGACGCACGCCTACTGTCAGTACTTCCCGACCCGCAACGAGCCCTTCGTGCTGATGAACGTGGTGGGCAGCGCCGAGGACGTGCGCGTGCTGTTCCACGAGGTCGGACACGCCTTCCACGGTTTTTACAGCGGCGAGAGCCAGCCGCTGTTGTGGAACCGCTGGAGTCCCACGGAATTCGTGGAGATTCCGAGCATGGCCATGGAGTTCCTGACGCTCGACCATCTGGGCGGCGTGTTCCCGACAGAAGCGCTGGCCCGGTACCGCACCTCGCAGCTTCAGGGTGTGGTGGCCTTCCTGCCGTGGGCGGCTCAGATGGACGCCTTCCAGCACTGGCTGTACCACGACGCGCCGCAGGGCGTGGACATCGCGGCCCTGGACGCAAAGTGGCTGGAACTCGACCGGGTCTACCACGGCTTCGTGAACTGGGACGGCCTGGACGAGCGGGTGCGCGCGAAGGGCTGGCAGTATTACCACATCTTCCAGGTGCCGTTTTATTACATCGAGTACGCCATGTGTTATCTGGCGGCCGTGGGCGTGTGGCGGGCCGCGCAGGCGGATGAAGCCGCGGCCCTGGACGGGTACAAAGCCGCCCTGCGGCTGGGCAGCGCGGCCAGCGTGCCGGAGCTGTACCGGGCGGCCGGGGTGGAGTTCCGCTTCGACCGGGAGTACATCCGGGGCCTGATGACCTTCCTGACCGGGCAGCTCCTGCCGGACGCGGCGACCTGA
- a CDS encoding RidA family protein, protein MKEIIETPSAPAAIGPYSQAITFGNLVVTSGQIPLTPAGDLVEGGITEQTEQVIANLRAVLAAAGTDLDRVVKTTVFLADMAEFAAMNAVYGAHFKAPYPARSTVQVARLPRDVRVEIEVLAERH, encoded by the coding sequence ATGAAAGAGATCATCGAGACGCCCAGTGCCCCCGCGGCCATCGGCCCGTACAGCCAGGCCATCACCTTCGGGAACCTGGTGGTGACCAGCGGGCAGATTCCCCTCACGCCGGCCGGCGACCTGGTGGAGGGCGGCATCACGGAGCAGACCGAGCAGGTGATCGCCAACCTCAGGGCCGTGCTGGCGGCGGCCGGCACCGATCTCGACCGGGTCGTGAAGACCACCGTGTTCCTGGCCGACATGGCCGAGTTCGCCGCCATGAACGCCGTGTACGGAGCGCACTTCAAGGCGCCGTACCCGGCCCGCAGCACCGTGCAGGTGGCGCGCCTGCCCCGCGACGTGCGGGTGGAGATCGAGGTGCTGGCCGAGCGGCACTGA
- a CDS encoding ring-cleaving dioxygenase has product MTLNLTGFHHLTAVSGNIRENKRFYTQDLGMRLVKRSVNQDDVSAYHLFYADNVGHPGTDITFFDWNVPRERRGNNTVTRTGLRVRDDASLAYWQGRLGDLNVAHGEIVERDGRHVLDFEDREGQRLMLVTDGGAGDPPTPWPGSPVPAEHQIRGLGAITLTVPNLRNTDVVLQKVMNLRPVREYPDPESPAHTVHVYEMGAGGGPHAELHVAVRPDLSPATPGAGGVHHVAFRTPNEDEYHAWTEHFRHFGLQTSGEVDRYWFRSLYFREPNGILYEIATDGPGFGVDEDMATLGDKIVLAPFLEARREQIVANLKPID; this is encoded by the coding sequence ATGACCCTCAACCTCACCGGGTTCCACCACCTGACCGCCGTCTCCGGGAACATCCGCGAGAACAAACGCTTCTACACCCAGGATCTGGGCATGCGCCTCGTCAAGCGCAGCGTGAACCAGGACGACGTCAGCGCCTACCACCTGTTCTACGCCGACAACGTCGGGCATCCCGGCACGGACATCACCTTCTTCGACTGGAACGTGCCCCGCGAACGGCGCGGGAACAACACCGTGACCCGCACCGGCCTGCGCGTCAGGGACGACGCGAGTCTCGCGTACTGGCAGGGCCGCCTGGGCGACCTGAACGTGGCGCATGGCGAGATCGTGGAGCGCGACGGCCGCCATGTGCTGGACTTCGAGGATCGCGAGGGCCAGCGCCTGATGCTCGTCACGGACGGCGGCGCGGGCGATCCGCCGACCCCCTGGCCAGGCAGTCCCGTGCCTGCCGAGCACCAGATCCGGGGCCTGGGGGCAATCACCCTGACCGTACCGAACCTGCGCAATACCGATGTGGTGCTCCAGAAGGTCATGAACCTACGTCCCGTGCGCGAGTACCCCGATCCCGAGAGCCCCGCGCACACCGTGCACGTGTACGAGATGGGCGCCGGCGGCGGCCCGCACGCGGAACTGCACGTGGCCGTGCGGCCAGACCTTTCCCCCGCCACGCCCGGCGCGGGCGGCGTGCACCACGTCGCCTTCCGCACCCCGAACGAGGACGAGTACCACGCCTGGACCGAGCACTTCCGGCATTTCGGCCTCCAGACGAGCGGCGAGGTGGACCGCTACTGGTTTCGCAGCCTGTACTTCCGGGAGCCCAACGGCATCCTGTACGAGATCGCCACCGACGGCCCCGGCTTCGGCGTGGACGAGGACATGGCCACCCTGGGCGACAAGATCGTCCTGGCCCCCTTTCTGGAAGCCCGCCGCGAGCAGATCGTGGCGAACCTCAAGCCGATCGACTGA
- a CDS encoding DUF4384 domain-containing protein, producing the protein MKTTATALLALTAFSALSTAGAQARISAQSIIVNPSAPDLNVSVRVDRDATGSQNPAYRIGDGIIIRASVNRDAYVYLFNLDPSGAVDQILPNRLGGDNFVKAGTTRAFPAPGDGFTYTVDGPAGQSKVLALASVSPLNLGELSAFKTQQDSFATVNASTQAGLAQALSIVVNPLPQNSWVSDTAFYTVAAVNPVTTGSLFVGTNVSATVLLNGQPLGGSNATYGNLRSGTYPVRVQARGYRDYAGSVTIRSGAVTTLNVDLVPQFRAPVPMPRPVPTPPVTPSGTGGTVLDFLGNLLGAVTGLPMQDPARSAYDQKLGDLEGQGYAIQQSVSTASGFQGVLVKGASSVTVTVDRGADRTVRVNVSETTTYQY; encoded by the coding sequence ATGAAGACCACCGCCACCGCCCTGCTGGCCCTGACCGCGTTCTCCGCCCTCTCGACCGCTGGAGCGCAGGCGAGGATCAGCGCTCAGAGCATCATCGTCAACCCCAGTGCGCCTGACCTGAACGTATCGGTGCGGGTCGACCGGGACGCCACCGGGAGCCAGAACCCCGCGTACCGCATCGGAGACGGCATCATCATCCGCGCCAGCGTGAACCGCGACGCCTACGTGTACCTGTTCAACCTCGACCCGAGCGGCGCGGTCGATCAGATCCTCCCGAACCGGCTGGGCGGCGACAACTTCGTGAAGGCCGGCACCACCCGCGCCTTCCCCGCTCCCGGTGACGGCTTCACGTACACCGTGGACGGCCCGGCTGGGCAGAGCAAGGTGCTCGCGCTGGCCAGCGTCAGCCCGCTGAACCTGGGCGAGCTCAGTGCCTTCAAGACCCAGCAGGACAGCTTTGCGACCGTGAACGCCAGCACGCAGGCCGGGCTGGCCCAGGCCCTGAGCATCGTCGTGAACCCCCTGCCGCAGAATTCGTGGGTCAGTGACACCGCGTTCTACACGGTCGCGGCCGTGAACCCCGTCACGACCGGCAGCCTGTTCGTCGGCACGAACGTCAGCGCCACCGTCCTGCTGAACGGGCAGCCGCTGGGGGGCAGCAACGCCACCTACGGCAACCTGCGCTCCGGCACGTACCCGGTGCGGGTGCAGGCGCGCGGCTACCGCGACTACGCGGGCAGCGTCACCATCCGCTCCGGCGCCGTCACCACCCTGAACGTGGATCTGGTGCCGCAGTTCCGCGCGCCCGTCCCCATGCCCCGGCCCGTGCCGACCCCGCCCGTCACGCCCTCCGGCACCGGTGGCACGGTGCTGGACTTCCTCGGGAACCTGCTCGGCGCGGTGACCGGCCTACCCATGCAGGATCCGGCCCGCAGCGCCTACGACCAGAAGCTGGGCGACCTTGAGGGCCAGGGCTACGCCATCCAGCAGAGTGTCTCGACGGCCAGCGGCTTCCAGGGCGTGCTCGTGAAGGGAGCCAGCAGCGTGACCGTCACGGTCGACCGGGGAGCCGACCGGACGGTTCGCGTGAACGTCAGCGAGACGACCACCTACCAGTACTGA
- a CDS encoding stage 0 sporulation family protein — MVVLPVRFERSPRLHSMLSEEAYAVGTKVVVQGKRGPEVATVRGEASDPHPSERYGAVLRAATPGDLERWEELHRAGEDLKWLLRARARERSLPVKLVAVEFTLDESLVTVSYSADERIELTSLIGEVRSQTRARVNFAAIGPREQAQMLGALGACGRENCSSTHLQDFAPVSIRMARDQQLPLNPEKLSGPCGRLLCCLQFEHTQYVDLLKNLPRKNAKVCHDGSGACGKVTKLHPLSGTVDVLTEQGMLMGVVATELRRAPDEGQKAGGERGGKSPRQQGTDA, encoded by the coding sequence ATGGTCGTCCTGCCCGTCCGCTTCGAGCGCAGCCCACGCCTTCACTCCATGCTGAGTGAGGAGGCGTATGCGGTCGGAACGAAGGTCGTCGTGCAGGGCAAACGCGGGCCGGAGGTGGCGACCGTGCGCGGGGAGGCCAGCGACCCACACCCATCCGAACGGTATGGTGCGGTGCTGCGGGCCGCGACTCCGGGCGATCTGGAACGCTGGGAGGAACTGCACCGTGCGGGCGAGGATCTGAAGTGGCTGCTGCGGGCCCGGGCGCGGGAACGCAGCCTGCCAGTGAAGCTGGTGGCCGTGGAATTCACGCTCGACGAGAGCCTCGTGACCGTCAGTTACAGCGCCGACGAGCGCATCGAACTGACCAGCCTGATCGGCGAGGTGCGGTCGCAGACGCGGGCACGCGTGAACTTCGCGGCAATCGGGCCGCGCGAGCAGGCGCAGATGCTGGGCGCGCTGGGGGCCTGTGGGCGCGAGAACTGCTCCAGCACGCACCTGCAGGACTTCGCGCCGGTCAGCATCCGCATGGCGCGCGACCAGCAGTTGCCGCTGAATCCGGAGAAGCTGTCCGGGCCGTGTGGGCGGCTGTTGTGCTGCCTGCAGTTCGAGCACACGCAGTACGTGGACCTGTTGAAGAACCTGCCGCGCAAGAACGCGAAGGTCTGTCACGACGGCAGCGGCGCGTGCGGGAAGGTCACCAAGCTGCACCCCCTGAGCGGCACGGTGGATGTCCTGACCGAGCAGGGCATGCTGATGGGCGTGGTCGCCACGGAACTGCGCCGCGCTCCGGACGAGGGCCAGAAGGCGGGCGGCGAGCGGGGGGGCAAATCCCCCCGCCAGCAGGGCACAGACGCCTGA